Proteins from one Nitrobacteraceae bacterium AZCC 2146 genomic window:
- a CDS encoding urate oxidase (product_source=KO:K00365; cath_funfam=3.10.270.10; cog=COG3648; ko=KO:K00365; pfam=PF01014; superfamily=55620; tigrfam=TIGR03383), whose protein sequence is MPLIKNRYGKGRVRIMRIHRDGDKHEVSQLSIKAMLEGDFARAYTDGDNSTSTSTDTIKNIVNVTARENTGLSTEEFCQVLAKRYLDLYPQASSVSITAHETKWSRLSIDGTPHPHSFTLDSNGKPFVEISATRGGLSMSSGLDSFTFMKSTQSGWENYYTDKYSTIQPTNDRMCATSMVASWKWSGKPASYAAANAKILETLLKVFSTTYSPSVQNSLYHMGEAALAAVPEISEISMACPNIHYILMNLSAFGLDNNNDVFLPTDEPHGQIECTVGR, encoded by the coding sequence GTGCCGCTTATCAAGAACCGCTATGGAAAAGGCCGTGTTCGCATCATGCGGATTCATCGCGACGGCGACAAGCACGAAGTCAGCCAGCTCAGCATCAAGGCGATGCTCGAGGGCGATTTCGCCCGGGCCTATACTGACGGCGACAACTCGACCTCGACCTCGACCGATACCATCAAGAACATCGTCAATGTCACTGCCCGGGAAAACACCGGGCTGTCCACCGAAGAGTTCTGCCAGGTGCTTGCGAAGCGTTACCTCGACCTCTATCCGCAGGCCAGCTCGGTGAGCATCACCGCGCATGAGACCAAGTGGAGCCGGCTCAGCATCGACGGCACGCCGCATCCACATAGCTTTACGCTCGACAGCAACGGCAAGCCCTTCGTCGAAATATCCGCGACCCGCGGCGGCCTGTCGATGAGTTCGGGTCTCGACAGTTTTACGTTCATGAAGTCGACCCAGTCCGGTTGGGAAAACTACTACACGGACAAATATTCGACGATACAGCCGACCAATGACCGGATGTGCGCCACCAGCATGGTGGCATCGTGGAAATGGTCGGGCAAGCCGGCGAGCTACGCCGCCGCCAACGCCAAGATCCTCGAAACGCTGCTCAAGGTGTTTTCCACCACCTACAGTCCGAGCGTGCAGAACAGCCTGTACCACATGGGCGAAGCGGCGCTGGCGGCCGTCCCGGAGATTTCCGAGATCAGCATGGCGTGCCCGAACATCCACTACATCCTGATGAACCTGTCGGCATTCGGCCTGGACAACAACAACGACGTGTTTTTGCCGACCGACGAGCCGCATGGCCAGATCGAATGCACGGTGGGAAGGTAG
- a CDS encoding basic membrane protein A (product_source=KO:K07335; cath_funfam=3.40.50.2300; cleavage_site_network=SignalP-noTM; cog=COG1744; ko=KO:K07335; pfam=PF02608; superfamily=53822; transmembrane_helix_parts=Inside_1_4,TMhelix_5_25,Outside_26_359), producing MKKIVLAATAVFLTAAAGLCGASAAEKLKVGFIYLGPIGDLGWTYQHDLARLAMVKEFGDKVETTYLENVSEGPDSERSIEQLARAGNKLIFTTSFGYMEPTLKVAKKYPNVHFEHATGYKRDKNMSTYSGRFYEGRYIQGIIAGKMSKSGVLGYIGSFPIPEVISGINATILGAQTINPNIKVKIIWANTWFDPGKEADAAKALLDQGADVIMQHTDSPAPMQIASERGKLAFGQDSEMIKFGPKTQLTSIIDNWAPYYIARVKAELDGTWKSEDTWDGLKEKMVVMAPYTNMPDDVKKLAMDTEAAIIAGTLKPFKCPVLGQDGKEVECKGGDHLADGQVLGMNFYVKGIDDKIPGK from the coding sequence ATGAAAAAGATTGTCTTGGCTGCGACGGCGGTGTTCCTCACCGCGGCGGCCGGCCTGTGCGGCGCCAGTGCCGCCGAAAAACTCAAGGTTGGTTTCATCTATCTCGGCCCGATCGGCGATCTCGGCTGGACCTACCAGCACGATCTGGCGCGCCTCGCCATGGTCAAGGAATTCGGCGACAAGGTGGAGACCACCTATCTCGAGAACGTCAGCGAAGGCCCGGACTCCGAGCGTTCGATCGAACAGCTGGCGCGCGCCGGCAACAAGCTGATCTTCACGACCTCGTTCGGCTACATGGAGCCGACGCTGAAAGTCGCGAAGAAATATCCCAACGTGCATTTCGAGCACGCCACCGGCTACAAGCGCGACAAGAACATGTCGACCTATTCCGGCCGCTTCTATGAGGGCCGCTACATCCAGGGCATCATCGCCGGCAAGATGTCGAAGTCGGGCGTGCTCGGCTACATCGGCTCGTTCCCGATCCCGGAAGTCATCTCCGGCATCAACGCCACCATCCTGGGCGCGCAGACCATCAACCCCAACATCAAGGTCAAGATCATCTGGGCGAACACCTGGTTCGATCCGGGCAAGGAAGCCGACGCCGCCAAGGCGCTGCTCGACCAGGGTGCCGACGTGATCATGCAGCACACCGACAGCCCGGCGCCGATGCAGATCGCCTCCGAGCGCGGCAAGCTCGCTTTCGGCCAGGATTCCGAAATGATCAAGTTCGGCCCGAAGACCCAGCTGACCTCGATCATCGATAACTGGGCGCCCTACTACATCGCCCGCGTCAAGGCCGAACTCGACGGCACCTGGAAGTCGGAAGACACCTGGGACGGCCTGAAGGAAAAGATGGTGGTGATGGCGCCCTACACCAACATGCCCGACGACGTAAAGAAGCTGGCCATGGACACCGAAGCCGCCATCATCGCCGGCACGCTGAAGCCGTTCAAATGCCCGGTGCTGGGCCAGGACGGCAAGGAAGTCGAATGCAAGGGCGGCGACCATCTCGCCGACGGCCAGGTGCTCGGCATGAATTTCTATGTGAAGGGCATCGACGACAAGATCCCCGGCAAGTAA
- a CDS encoding CO/xanthine dehydrogenase FAD-binding subunit (product_source=COG1319; cath_funfam=3.30.465.10; cog=COG1319; pfam=PF00941; superfamily=56176), whose amino-acid sequence MDLNTVTSIARPQARDELPNWTAGDAWLAGGTWLFSEPQAHLTRLIDLAELKWPALAITDTELQIAATCTVAQLDALLCPPDWIAAPLINQCCRAFLASFKIWKTATVGGNLCMSLPAGPMIALTAALEGVCTIWKADGSEARILVADFVTGNQSNVLHSGDLLRSIAIPLAALRRRSAFRQISLTPVGRSAALLIGSIRSDGLLLTVTGATVRPIQLSFPTMPSADELHEAILHNIPDGLYHNDVHGKPAWRKQMTLRLAEEIRAELSVIRP is encoded by the coding sequence ATGGATCTGAATACGGTCACGTCAATTGCCCGCCCGCAGGCGCGGGACGAACTGCCCAATTGGACGGCAGGCGATGCGTGGCTCGCGGGCGGCACCTGGCTATTCTCGGAGCCGCAGGCGCATCTCACCCGGCTGATCGATCTCGCCGAGCTGAAATGGCCGGCGCTTGCGATCACCGATACCGAACTGCAGATCGCCGCGACATGCACGGTGGCGCAACTCGACGCCCTGCTTTGCCCGCCGGACTGGATCGCCGCGCCGCTGATCAACCAGTGCTGCCGCGCCTTCCTCGCTTCGTTCAAGATCTGGAAAACCGCCACCGTCGGCGGCAATCTCTGCATGTCATTGCCGGCAGGTCCGATGATCGCACTCACTGCGGCGCTGGAAGGCGTCTGCACGATCTGGAAGGCCGATGGCAGCGAAGCACGCATTCTCGTCGCGGACTTCGTCACCGGCAATCAAAGCAACGTGCTGCATTCGGGCGACCTGTTGCGCAGCATCGCCATCCCGCTCGCCGCGCTCAGACGCCGCTCTGCCTTCCGGCAGATTTCGCTGACGCCGGTCGGCCGCTCCGCCGCACTGCTGATCGGCAGCATCAGGAGCGACGGGCTGTTACTGACAGTGACAGGCGCGACGGTGCGGCCGATACAACTGTCGTTTCCAACCATGCCGTCGGCCGACGAACTGCACGAGGCGATCCTGCACAACATTCCCGACGGTCTCTATCACAACGACGTCCACGGCAAGCCGGCATGGCGCAAGCAGATGACGCTGCGGCTCGCCGAAGAGATCCGCGCCGAACTGAGTGTGATCAGGCCATGA
- a CDS encoding 8-oxoguanine deaminase (product_source=KO:K18456; cath_funfam=2.30.40.10,3.20.20.140; cog=COG0402; ko=KO:K18456; pfam=PF01979; superfamily=51338,51556), whose translation MPLKEMIEAMTATQATTQAIWIKDPLAIFADGAERGIVVKGGRIVELVPAGGKPATAEVAVYDASAHVVLPGLINTHHHFYQTLTRALPAALGRELFPWLQALYPVWARLTPESLDLGVNVAMSELLLSGCTTTTDHHYVFPAGLEEAVDIEVAVAKRLGVRVLLTRGSMNRSQRDGGLPPDSVVQDEDTILADSERVVGKFHQRGDDAMVQIALAPCSPFSVTTSLMKNTAVLADRLDVRMHTHLGETEDENKFCEQIYGCRPLDYLEQTGWLNQRTWLAHGIHFNAPEMKRLGKAGTSISHCSCSNQLLASGCCPVCDMEDAGVAIGLGVDGSASNDGSNLMQEVRAAFLLQRARYGVTRVSHTDALRWATKGSAACVGRPELGEIAVGKMADLALFKLDELRFSGHGDALAALVLCGAYRADRVMVGGAWRVIDGAIPGLDVPDLIRRHSAAAKAMQAR comes from the coding sequence GTGCCGCTGAAGGAGATGATTGAAGCCATGACCGCAACGCAGGCGACGACCCAGGCCATTTGGATCAAGGACCCGCTCGCCATTTTCGCCGACGGCGCCGAACGTGGCATCGTCGTCAAGGGCGGCCGGATCGTCGAACTGGTGCCGGCCGGCGGCAAGCCGGCCACGGCCGAGGTCGCTGTGTACGACGCGTCAGCCCATGTGGTGCTGCCGGGGCTGATCAATACCCACCACCATTTCTACCAGACCCTGACCCGGGCGCTGCCGGCAGCACTGGGGCGCGAGCTGTTTCCGTGGCTGCAGGCGCTGTACCCGGTCTGGGCGCGGCTGACGCCGGAATCGCTCGATCTCGGCGTCAACGTGGCGATGTCGGAACTGCTGCTGTCCGGCTGCACTACCACGACAGACCATCATTATGTGTTTCCGGCAGGACTGGAGGAGGCGGTCGATATCGAGGTGGCGGTCGCCAAACGGCTCGGCGTTCGCGTGCTGCTGACACGGGGATCGATGAACCGTTCGCAGCGCGATGGCGGCCTGCCGCCAGACAGCGTGGTGCAGGACGAGGATACGATCCTGGCCGACAGCGAGCGCGTGGTGGGGAAATTCCATCAGCGCGGCGACGACGCCATGGTGCAGATCGCGCTGGCGCCGTGTTCGCCGTTCTCGGTGACCACGTCGCTGATGAAGAACACGGCTGTGCTGGCCGACAGGCTCGACGTCCGCATGCACACCCATCTCGGCGAGACCGAGGACGAGAACAAATTCTGCGAACAGATCTATGGCTGCCGCCCTCTGGATTATCTCGAACAGACCGGCTGGCTCAACCAGCGGACCTGGCTGGCGCATGGCATTCATTTCAATGCGCCGGAGATGAAGCGGCTCGGCAAGGCCGGCACCAGCATCAGCCATTGCTCCTGCAGCAACCAGCTGCTGGCCTCCGGTTGCTGCCCGGTCTGCGACATGGAAGATGCCGGCGTGGCCATCGGGCTCGGCGTCGACGGTTCGGCGTCGAATGACGGCTCCAACCTGATGCAGGAGGTGCGCGCCGCGTTCCTGCTGCAGCGGGCGCGCTATGGCGTCACCCGCGTCAGCCATACCGATGCGCTGCGCTGGGCCACCAAAGGCTCCGCGGCCTGCGTCGGCCGTCCTGAATTGGGCGAGATCGCGGTCGGCAAGATGGCGGATCTGGCACTGTTCAAGCTCGACGAGCTGCGCTTCTCCGGCCACGGCGATGCGCTGGCGGCACTGGTGCTGTGCGGTGCATATCGCGCTGACCGCGTGATGGTCGGCGGGGCGTGGCGGGTGATCGACGGCGCCATCCCCGGGCTCGATGTGCCGGACCTGATCCGGCGTCACAGCGCTGCGGCGAAGGCGATGCAGGCGAGGTGA
- a CDS encoding putative selenate reductase molybdopterin-binding subunit (product_source=KO:K12528; cath_funfam=1.10.150.120,3.10.20.30,3.30.365.10; cog=COG1529,COG2080; ko=KO:K12528; pfam=PF00111,PF01315,PF01799,PF02738; smart=SM01008; superfamily=54292,54665,56003) yields MSYQINGHEFSEHPQAGQCLRTFLRQLGHFGVKKGCDAGDCGACTVLLDGEPVHSCIIPAFRADGHAITTIEGLAPDGGIHPMQQAFLDAQAFQCGFCTSGMIMTCASLNQAQRQDLGAALKGNLCRCTGYRAIEDALDGTTNVQDAAAGTAFGRSLPAPAGPQVVKGAARYTFDVAMEGTLHIKMLRSPHAHANIVSIDTRAALAVPGVHAVLTHEDAPQTLFSTARHERDFMDADDTRVLDTVVRFIGQKIAAVVAETEAAAEEACRRIKIVYDVLPAVFDPADAIAEGAPVIHPDKTPGHRISNASRNIVAETHGEFGDVAAALAASAVTYEGTFTTQRVQHGHLETHGGMAWVDATGILNVRSSTQTPYLTRRALADLFKLAPDQVRVFCERVGGGFGGKQEMFVEDILALAALKTGRPVKLELTREEQFIATSTRHPMRVTVKAGADANGKLTALQLDVLSNTGAYGNHAGPVLFHACGECLGVYNCDNKKVDAVVAYTNTVPAGAFRGYGLPQTLFAVEAAIDELAAQLGISPYDFRRRNVVKPGDAMLSPAGKHYDDVFYGSYGLDQCLDLVERAMQAETQQHDLSDDWLIGEGIALTMIDTVPPEGHIAETKISLRDDGGFELVVGTAEFGNGTSTVHRQIAATALATTVDQIRLLQSDTANGGHDTGAYGSAGTFVAGLATSVAAENLANDLKVFAATAAKSDPDTCVLESDAAVCGAQRLPYAALAESARAQGQTLSASGTSGGTPRSVAFNVQGFRVAVNKGTGEIKILKSVQAADAGAVANPMQLRGQIEGGVAQSLGATLYEEMVIDDGGRVINPKFRDYHLPSFADVPRTDVYFADTHDSLGPMGAKSMSESPYNPVAAAMGNALANATGIRFTQVPFKPDRIFPALYAKYGK; encoded by the coding sequence ATGAGCTATCAGATCAACGGCCACGAATTCTCAGAGCATCCGCAGGCGGGCCAGTGCCTGCGCACTTTTCTCCGCCAGCTCGGCCATTTCGGTGTCAAGAAGGGCTGCGACGCCGGCGACTGCGGCGCCTGCACGGTGCTGCTCGACGGCGAGCCCGTGCACAGCTGCATCATCCCCGCGTTTCGCGCCGACGGCCACGCTATCACCACCATCGAAGGCCTCGCACCCGATGGCGGCATCCATCCGATGCAGCAGGCATTCCTGGATGCGCAGGCGTTCCAGTGCGGCTTCTGCACCTCCGGCATGATCATGACCTGCGCCTCGCTGAACCAGGCGCAGCGCCAGGATCTCGGCGCCGCGCTAAAAGGCAATCTGTGCCGCTGCACCGGCTATCGCGCCATTGAAGATGCACTCGACGGCACGACCAACGTGCAGGACGCTGCCGCCGGCACCGCCTTCGGCCGCAGCCTGCCCGCGCCCGCCGGCCCGCAAGTCGTGAAGGGCGCTGCTCGCTACACGTTTGACGTGGCGATGGAAGGCACGCTGCACATCAAGATGCTGCGCTCCCCGCATGCGCATGCCAATATCGTTTCGATCGACACGCGTGCGGCGCTGGCGGTGCCCGGTGTGCATGCGGTGCTGACCCACGAGGACGCACCACAAACGCTGTTCTCCACCGCGCGGCATGAACGCGACTTCATGGATGCCGACGACACCCGCGTGCTCGACACCGTGGTGCGTTTCATCGGCCAGAAGATCGCCGCCGTCGTCGCCGAGACCGAGGCCGCCGCCGAGGAAGCCTGCCGCCGCATCAAGATCGTCTACGACGTCCTGCCGGCCGTGTTCGATCCCGCCGATGCCATTGCAGAGGGCGCACCCGTCATCCATCCCGACAAGACCCCCGGGCATCGCATCAGCAACGCGTCGCGTAATATCGTCGCCGAGACCCACGGCGAATTCGGCGATGTCGCCGCGGCGCTGGCGGCTTCGGCCGTCACCTATGAGGGCACGTTCACCACCCAGCGGGTCCAGCACGGCCATCTCGAAACCCATGGCGGCATGGCCTGGGTCGATGCGACGGGCATTCTCAACGTCCGCTCCAGCACGCAGACGCCCTATCTGACGCGACGCGCGCTGGCCGATCTGTTCAAGCTGGCGCCGGACCAGGTGCGGGTATTCTGCGAACGCGTCGGCGGCGGCTTCGGCGGCAAGCAGGAAATGTTCGTCGAGGATATTCTGGCATTGGCCGCGCTGAAGACGGGCCGCCCGGTGAAACTCGAACTCACCCGCGAAGAGCAGTTCATCGCCACCTCGACGCGGCATCCGATGCGCGTCACTGTGAAGGCCGGCGCCGATGCCAACGGAAAGCTCACCGCGCTGCAGCTCGACGTACTCTCCAACACCGGTGCCTATGGCAACCACGCGGGGCCAGTGCTGTTTCACGCCTGCGGCGAATGCCTCGGGGTCTACAATTGCGATAACAAGAAGGTTGACGCCGTCGTCGCCTATACCAACACCGTGCCGGCCGGCGCCTTCCGCGGCTACGGCCTGCCGCAAACGCTGTTTGCCGTGGAAGCCGCGATCGACGAACTCGCCGCGCAATTGGGCATCAGCCCCTACGACTTCCGCCGCCGCAATGTCGTCAAGCCCGGCGATGCCATGCTGTCGCCGGCCGGCAAGCATTATGACGACGTGTTCTATGGCAGCTATGGCCTCGACCAGTGCCTCGATCTCGTCGAGCGCGCTATGCAGGCCGAGACGCAGCAACACGATCTTTCCGACGACTGGCTGATCGGCGAAGGCATCGCGCTGACCATGATCGACACCGTGCCGCCGGAGGGGCACATCGCCGAGACCAAGATCTCGCTGCGCGACGACGGCGGTTTCGAACTCGTGGTCGGCACCGCCGAATTCGGCAACGGCACCAGCACCGTGCATCGCCAGATCGCTGCCACCGCGCTGGCGACGACGGTCGATCAGATCAGACTGCTGCAATCCGACACCGCGAACGGCGGCCACGACACCGGCGCCTATGGCAGCGCCGGGACGTTTGTCGCGGGGCTCGCGACAAGTGTTGCGGCGGAAAATCTCGCCAACGATCTCAAGGTGTTTGCGGCCACCGCGGCGAAGTCCGATCCAGACACCTGCGTGCTGGAAAGTGACGCCGCCGTCTGCGGCGCGCAGCGCCTGCCCTATGCCGCATTGGCCGAGTCCGCCCGCGCGCAGGGCCAGACGCTGAGCGCGAGCGGGACTTCAGGCGGTACGCCACGTTCGGTCGCCTTCAACGTCCAGGGCTTTCGCGTCGCGGTGAACAAGGGCACCGGCGAGATCAAGATACTCAAAAGCGTGCAGGCCGCCGATGCCGGCGCCGTCGCCAATCCGATGCAGCTGCGCGGCCAGATCGAAGGCGGTGTCGCGCAGTCGCTCGGCGCCACGCTGTACGAGGAAATGGTGATCGATGACGGCGGCCGCGTGATCAATCCAAAATTTCGCGATTATCACCTGCCGTCCTTCGCCGACGTGCCGCGCACCGACGTGTATTTCGCCGACACCCATGATTCATTGGGTCCGATGGGCGCCAAGTCGATGAGCGAAAGCCCCTACAACCCCGTCGCCGCCGCCATGGGAAATGCGCTGGCCAACGCCACCGGCATCCGCTTCACACAGGTGCCGTTCAAGCCCGACCGGATCTTTCCGGCGCTATATGCGAAGTATGGGAAGTAG
- a CDS encoding molybdate transport system substrate-binding protein (product_source=KO:K02020; cath_funfam=3.40.190.10; cleavage_site_network=SignalP-noTM; cog=COG0725; ko=KO:K02020; pfam=PF13531; superfamily=53850) — MRRIIRTLLLAGFTFVTAQSAFAAEVKVMISGGFTAAYKELVPQFEKATGNTVVTAYGPSMGETPQAIPMRLSRGEPADVLIMVGYALGDLVGKGKVVADSRVDLADSPIGVAVKAGAPRPDLSSPDTLKAALLAAPTIAYSDSASGVYVSTEMFQKLGIVEQMQGKARKIPATPVGEVVAQGMAEIGFQQISELKPVAGIDIVGPLPPALQQITVFSAGLASAAPQPDAGKALIAFLASKQAAPVIVASGLEPKVK, encoded by the coding sequence ATGCGTCGCATCATTCGCACGCTGCTGCTTGCAGGGTTCACATTCGTCACGGCGCAAAGCGCGTTCGCCGCTGAGGTCAAGGTGATGATCTCCGGTGGCTTCACCGCGGCCTACAAGGAGCTGGTGCCGCAGTTCGAGAAGGCGACGGGCAACACCGTGGTCACTGCCTATGGGCCGTCGATGGGCGAGACGCCGCAGGCGATCCCGATGCGGCTGTCGCGCGGCGAGCCGGCCGATGTGCTGATCATGGTCGGCTATGCGCTTGGCGATCTCGTCGGCAAGGGGAAGGTCGTCGCCGACAGCCGCGTCGATCTCGCTGATTCGCCGATCGGCGTCGCGGTGAAGGCGGGCGCCCCGCGGCCCGATCTCTCGTCGCCGGACACGCTGAAGGCCGCGTTGCTCGCGGCGCCGACGATTGCCTATTCCGACAGTGCCAGCGGCGTCTATGTCAGCACTGAAATGTTTCAGAAGCTGGGGATTGTCGAACAGATGCAGGGCAAGGCCCGCAAGATCCCGGCGACCCCGGTCGGTGAGGTCGTGGCCCAGGGCATGGCCGAGATCGGCTTCCAGCAGATCAGCGAACTCAAGCCGGTCGCCGGCATCGACATCGTTGGCCCGTTGCCGCCGGCCTTGCAGCAGATCACGGTGTTCTCCGCAGGCCTCGCCAGCGCCGCGCCGCAGCCGGACGCCGGCAAGGCGCTGATTGCGTTCCTGGCCTCGAAGCAGGCTGCGCCGGTGATTGTGGCGAGCGGGCTCGAGCCGAAGGTGAAGTAA
- a CDS encoding xanthine permease (product_source=TIGR03173; cog=COG2233; ko=KO:K24206; pfam=PF00860; superfamily=90123; tigrfam=TIGR03173; transmembrane_helix_parts=Outside_1_19,TMhelix_20_39,Inside_40_51,TMhelix_52_74,Outside_75_101,TMhelix_102_124,Inside_125_130,TMhelix_131_153,Outside_154_176,TMhelix_177_199,Inside_200_205,TMhelix_206_228,Outside_229_255,TMhelix_256_278,Inside_279_331,TMhelix_332_354,Outside_355_358,TMhelix_359_381,Inside_382_393,TMhelix_394_413,Outside_414_422,TMhelix_423_445,Inside_446_465), with translation MTSTIHPVDELLPTPRLLALGLQHVLVMYAGAVAVPLIIGRALKLPPQDVAFLISADLFACGLATLVQCIGFPGVGIRLPVMMGVTFASVGPMLSMAVAPEIGLLGIYGSVIAAGIFGILVAPFISRLLPLFPPVVTGTIIMVIGISLMRVGINWAGGGLPTLTKMVDGVPGAFPNPGYAQLQGLGIALFVLLVILALIKWGTGFLANVSVLLGIIAGAILASVLGVMHFEKVATAPWADIVVPFRFGVPQFHLVPIVTMCIVMIVVMIESLGMFLALGEITGKTIDRDALTRGLRADGVGTVLGGIFNTFPYTSFSQNVGLVGITGVRSRWVTIAGGAIMLVLGLLPKMAALVEAVPLVVLGGAGLVMFGMVAATGARILTAVDFKTNQRNLFVVAISVGFGLIPLVAPNFFKNLPHDLQPLLESGILLCALVAVLLNAFFNGVGSAAEAEADAAGVASAAQHV, from the coding sequence ATGACTTCAACCATTCACCCGGTCGACGAGCTATTGCCGACCCCGCGCCTGCTGGCGCTGGGCCTTCAACATGTGCTGGTGATGTATGCCGGCGCCGTCGCGGTCCCGCTGATCATCGGCCGCGCCCTCAAGCTGCCGCCGCAGGATGTCGCCTTCCTGATCTCGGCCGACCTGTTCGCCTGCGGCCTTGCGACTTTAGTCCAGTGCATCGGCTTCCCCGGCGTCGGCATCCGCCTGCCGGTCATGATGGGCGTCACCTTCGCCTCGGTCGGCCCGATGCTGTCGATGGCCGTCGCGCCGGAGATCGGCCTGCTCGGCATCTACGGCTCGGTGATCGCTGCCGGAATTTTCGGCATTCTTGTCGCGCCTTTCATCAGCCGGCTGCTGCCGCTGTTTCCGCCCGTGGTCACCGGCACCATCATCATGGTGATCGGCATTTCGCTGATGCGGGTCGGCATCAACTGGGCCGGTGGAGGATTACCGACCCTGACCAAGATGGTCGACGGTGTACCCGGCGCGTTTCCCAATCCCGGCTACGCGCAATTGCAGGGGCTCGGCATCGCGCTGTTCGTGCTGCTGGTGATCCTTGCGCTGATCAAATGGGGCACCGGCTTCCTCGCTAACGTGTCAGTGCTGCTCGGCATTATCGCCGGCGCCATTCTCGCCAGCGTGCTCGGCGTGATGCATTTCGAGAAGGTGGCGACCGCCCCATGGGCGGACATCGTCGTGCCCTTCCGTTTCGGCGTGCCGCAATTTCATCTCGTGCCGATCGTCACCATGTGCATCGTCATGATCGTTGTGATGATCGAATCGCTGGGCATGTTCCTGGCGCTTGGCGAGATCACCGGCAAGACCATCGACCGCGATGCGCTGACCCGCGGCTTGCGCGCCGACGGCGTCGGCACCGTGCTCGGCGGCATCTTCAACACCTTCCCCTACACCTCGTTCTCGCAGAATGTCGGCCTGGTCGGCATCACCGGCGTACGCTCGCGCTGGGTCACCATCGCCGGCGGCGCCATCATGCTGGTGCTCGGCCTGCTGCCGAAGATGGCGGCGCTGGTGGAAGCCGTGCCGCTGGTGGTGCTTGGCGGCGCCGGCCTGGTGATGTTTGGCATGGTCGCCGCAACCGGCGCCCGCATCCTCACCGCGGTGGATTTCAAGACCAACCAGCGCAATCTGTTCGTGGTGGCGATCTCGGTGGGCTTCGGCCTGATCCCGCTGGTGGCGCCGAATTTCTTCAAGAACCTGCCGCATGACCTGCAGCCGCTGCTGGAGTCCGGCATTTTGCTTTGCGCGCTGGTCGCGGTGTTGCTCAACGCCTTCTTCAACGGTGTCGGCAGTGCGGCGGAAGCGGAAGCCGACGCCGCTGGGGTGGCATCGGCCGCGCAGCATGTGTGA